In the genome of Acidimicrobiia bacterium, one region contains:
- a CDS encoding ATP-binding cassette domain-containing protein, whose amino-acid sequence MGFELREIHKHFGPVRANDGVNLSVASGELHGLLGENGAGKSTLMKVLSGFHLKTSGEILVDGEPVELRTPADAMLHGIGMLHQDPLVFLPFTVLDNFLIGSPGPERVNRREAARDLAALAERFDFSFDPDTPTRRLTVGERQQLEILRLLWLGARVLILDEPTTGISAPQRLKLFATLRELAADGMSVVFVSHKLEEVEELCERVTIIRAGAVVGERDLPCPASELVELMFGGEVEVGERPVVGLGPPRLVVSGLGVHDRMVGVEDFDLEVTEGEVIGLAGLEGSGQRIVLDALSGLRRAQAGAIKVGGRDLTRTGYRGYLAAGVQFLPAGRLEEGLVAGLTLTEHFVLAGRRDGFRIDWDGAREEAARDIAEHFIKGTPESTAESLSGGNQQRLLLAMLQENLSVLLMEHPTRGLDIESAAWVWEQLLLRREDGTAIVFASADLDELLEYSDRILVFFNGSVLAEVSARKSSVDELGHLIGGKVSR is encoded by the coding sequence ATGGGCTTCGAGCTGCGTGAGATCCACAAGCACTTCGGACCGGTGCGCGCCAACGACGGAGTCAACCTCAGCGTCGCATCCGGGGAGCTCCACGGGCTGCTCGGCGAGAACGGGGCGGGCAAGTCCACCCTCATGAAGGTCCTGTCGGGCTTTCACCTGAAAACCTCCGGCGAGATCCTTGTTGATGGAGAACCGGTCGAACTGAGGACGCCGGCCGACGCAATGCTGCACGGCATCGGCATGCTGCATCAGGATCCACTCGTGTTCTTGCCGTTCACGGTGCTCGACAACTTCCTCATCGGCAGTCCCGGCCCAGAGCGGGTGAACCGGCGCGAAGCTGCCCGCGATTTGGCCGCGCTGGCCGAGCGCTTCGACTTCAGTTTCGATCCTGATACGCCGACCAGGAGGCTCACGGTTGGTGAGCGTCAACAGCTCGAGATCCTCCGGTTGCTGTGGCTGGGTGCCCGTGTGTTGATCCTCGATGAACCCACCACGGGCATCTCGGCACCGCAACGCCTCAAGCTGTTCGCAACGTTGCGTGAGCTCGCCGCAGATGGAATGAGCGTGGTCTTCGTTTCGCACAAGTTGGAAGAGGTTGAGGAACTGTGCGAGCGGGTCACGATCATACGGGCCGGTGCGGTCGTGGGAGAACGAGATCTCCCCTGTCCGGCTTCGGAATTGGTCGAGCTGATGTTCGGCGGCGAAGTGGAGGTGGGCGAGCGGCCCGTCGTCGGCCTGGGCCCACCCCGTCTGGTTGTATCCGGGCTCGGGGTGCATGACCGGATGGTCGGCGTTGAGGACTTCGACCTCGAGGTGACTGAAGGCGAGGTGATCGGGCTGGCCGGGCTGGAGGGCAGCGGCCAGCGGATCGTGCTCGACGCTCTCTCCGGCCTGCGGCGGGCGCAAGCCGGGGCGATCAAGGTGGGGGGACGGGACCTCACGAGGACCGGATACCGCGGGTATCTCGCAGCCGGCGTGCAGTTCCTTCCGGCCGGCCGTCTCGAGGAGGGCCTCGTGGCCGGACTGACACTGACCGAGCACTTCGTTCTCGCCGGTCGTCGCGATGGTTTTCGTATCGACTGGGATGGTGCCAGAGAAGAAGCCGCCCGTGACATTGCTGAACACTTCATCAAGGGAACTCCCGAGTCCACCGCCGAGTCGCTCTCCGGTGGTAATCAACAGCGTCTTCTCCTCGCCATGCTGCAAGAGAACCTCTCGGTCCTGCTGATGGAACATCCGACGCGCGGCCTCGACATCGAATCAGCAGCCTGGGTCTGGGAACAGCTTCTGCTACGACGGGAAGACGGCACGGCGATCGTCTTTGCCTCAGCCGACCTCGATGAGCTGCTCGAATACAGCGACCGGATTCTCGTGTTCTTCAACGGATCTGTTCTTGCGGAAGTGAGCGCGCGCAAATCGAGTGTCGACGAACTTGGTCACCTCATCGGGGGGAAGGTGAGTCGATGA
- a CDS encoding BMP family ABC transporter substrate-binding protein — MSRTKVSRVLLVFVAFALVAAACGDAEPVDAEGFKFGMILVGPQNDHGWSQAHFEAGQYVAELTGAEMIVQDKVNPADLPEKTVDQVAADLIALGAQLVFATSDDMKDGVLLAAEQNPDVPMIWSSGDSAWEDGKAFAGLDNLGNVMGKMEFGKMIAGCAAGLTTQTGSIGYVGPLTNDETQRLVNSAYLGAKYCWENYRGETTALDFAVTWIGFWFNIPGFTLDPTQVSNEFLDSGADVLISGIDTTEALVEAGKRASEGEAVWSVPYDFEGACAEAPEICLGTPYFNWGPAYLEIVNSVVNGDFKADWQWNGPDWDNLTDNTKTAVGWVSGDGLSADASSDLDDFIAGLGSGDINLFTGPLNYQDGSVYLADGEEATDFQIWYTEQLLEGITGESASGE; from the coding sequence ATGTCCAGAACGAAGGTATCCCGCGTTCTCTTGGTGTTCGTCGCGTTCGCACTCGTCGCCGCAGCCTGCGGCGACGCTGAACCCGTTGATGCCGAGGGTTTCAAATTCGGAATGATCCTGGTTGGACCACAGAACGACCACGGCTGGAGCCAGGCACACTTCGAGGCGGGTCAGTACGTCGCCGAACTCACCGGTGCCGAGATGATCGTGCAGGACAAAGTCAATCCGGCCGACCTGCCGGAGAAGACTGTTGATCAGGTGGCGGCCGACCTCATTGCCCTGGGTGCGCAGCTCGTCTTTGCCACGTCGGACGATATGAAGGACGGTGTCCTTCTGGCTGCCGAGCAGAATCCCGATGTACCGATGATCTGGTCGTCCGGGGACAGCGCCTGGGAAGATGGCAAGGCGTTCGCCGGTCTCGACAACCTGGGCAATGTGATGGGCAAAATGGAGTTCGGCAAGATGATTGCCGGTTGCGCAGCCGGGTTGACTACTCAGACCGGGTCGATCGGCTACGTGGGTCCGCTCACCAACGACGAAACCCAACGGCTGGTCAACTCAGCGTATCTCGGAGCCAAGTACTGCTGGGAGAACTACCGCGGTGAGACGACCGCGCTGGACTTCGCAGTGACCTGGATCGGGTTCTGGTTCAATATTCCCGGGTTCACTCTGGATCCGACACAGGTCTCCAACGAGTTCCTCGACTCCGGTGCCGACGTGCTGATCTCAGGCATTGACACCACTGAAGCACTGGTGGAGGCAGGGAAACGGGCGAGCGAGGGCGAGGCCGTTTGGTCCGTTCCCTACGACTTCGAAGGTGCGTGCGCAGAGGCGCCGGAGATCTGCCTGGGCACCCCCTACTTCAACTGGGGACCGGCCTATCTAGAGATCGTCAATTCGGTCGTCAATGGTGACTTCAAAGCCGATTGGCAATGGAACGGACCGGACTGGGACAACCTCACCGACAACACCAAGACGGCCGTCGGGTGGGTGAGTGGCGACGGTCTCTCGGCCGACGCTTCTTCCGACCTCGATGACTTCATCGCCGGTCTGGGTTCGGGAGACATCAATCTCTTCACCGGGCCCCTCAACTACCAGGATGGAAGCGTCTATCTCGCCGACGGCGAGGAAGCTACGGACTTCCAGATCTGGTACACGGAGCAGCTGCTCGAAGGCATCACGGGAGAAAGCGCCTCAGGCGAATAG